The proteins below come from a single Kitasatospora sp. NBC_00315 genomic window:
- a CDS encoding SgcJ/EcaC family oxidoreductase: protein MNDTRLPGLSSADEGAVRALYHRALEGWNMRDGAAFAGPFAQDGEVIGFDGSRYAGRSVIAAEVGRIVTEHDTPEYVARVRRVRPLATGAALLDAVAGLVPPEADDLDPALNALHTVIAVNRGAGWRIALMQNTPAQYHGRPDRAAALTAELRALVRRTPGPPA, encoded by the coding sequence ATGAACGATACGCGGCTGCCGGGCCTCTCCTCGGCCGACGAGGGCGCCGTCCGCGCCCTCTACCACCGGGCCCTGGAGGGCTGGAACATGCGCGACGGCGCGGCCTTCGCCGGACCGTTCGCCCAGGACGGGGAGGTGATCGGATTCGACGGGAGCCGGTACGCCGGCCGCTCCGTGATCGCCGCCGAGGTCGGCCGGATCGTCACCGAGCACGACACCCCCGAGTACGTGGCGCGGGTCCGCCGGGTCCGACCGCTGGCGACCGGCGCCGCACTGCTGGACGCGGTCGCCGGGCTGGTGCCGCCGGAGGCGGACGACCTCGATCCGGCGCTCAACGCCCTGCACACCGTGATCGCCGTCAACCGCGGCGCCGGCTGGCGGATCGCCCTGATGCAGAACACCCCGGCGCAGTACCACGGCCGCCCCGACCGCGCCGCCGCGCTGACCGCGGAGTTGCGCGCGCTGGTCCGCCGCACGCCGGGGCCGCCGGCCTGA
- the cofD gene encoding 2-phospho-L-lactate transferase, whose amino-acid sequence MRIVALAGGIGGARFLRGLKDVLAPGDEITVVGNTGDDIHLFGLKVCPDLDTVMYTLGGGIHEEQGWGRADETWSVKDEMKAYGVGPEWFGLGDRDFATHIVRTQMLAAGYPLSAVTEALCDRWQPGVRLLPMSDDRVETHVRITDEQGPRVVHFQEYWVRLHAAVDAEAIIPVGADTAKPAPGVLEAIATADVILLPPSNPVVSIGTILAVPGIRGAVAASPAPVVGLSPIIGGAPVRGMADKVLAAVGVEAAADAVALHYGADLLDGWLVDTADEALVGAVEAAGIACRAIPLLMTDTAATAAMAREALALAELVRR is encoded by the coding sequence ATGCGCATCGTGGCACTGGCAGGCGGAATCGGCGGAGCGCGGTTCCTGCGCGGCCTCAAGGACGTCCTCGCCCCGGGGGACGAGATCACCGTGGTCGGCAACACCGGCGACGACATCCACCTCTTCGGGCTGAAGGTCTGTCCGGACCTCGACACCGTGATGTACACCCTCGGCGGTGGCATCCACGAGGAACAGGGCTGGGGCCGGGCCGACGAGACCTGGTCGGTCAAGGACGAGATGAAGGCGTACGGCGTCGGGCCCGAGTGGTTCGGGCTCGGCGACCGGGACTTCGCCACCCACATCGTCCGCACCCAGATGCTCGCCGCCGGCTACCCGCTCAGCGCCGTCACCGAGGCGCTCTGCGATCGCTGGCAGCCGGGTGTGCGGCTGCTGCCGATGAGTGACGACCGGGTGGAGACGCACGTCCGGATCACCGACGAGCAGGGCCCCCGCGTGGTGCACTTCCAGGAGTACTGGGTCCGGCTGCACGCCGCCGTCGACGCCGAGGCGATCATCCCGGTGGGCGCCGACACCGCGAAGCCGGCGCCCGGCGTGCTGGAGGCGATCGCGACCGCCGACGTGATCCTCCTCCCGCCCTCCAACCCGGTCGTCAGCATCGGCACCATCCTGGCCGTGCCCGGCATCCGCGGGGCCGTCGCCGCGTCGCCCGCCCCGGTGGTCGGCCTCTCGCCGATCATCGGCGGCGCTCCGGTCCGGGGGATGGCGGACAAGGTGCTCGCGGCGGTCGGCGTCGAGGCCGCCGCCGACGCGGTGGCGCTGCACTACGGCGCCGACCTGCTGGACGGCTGGCTGGTGGACACCGCGGACGAGGCCCTGGTCGGAGCGGTCGAGGCGGCCGGCATCGCCTGCCGGGCGATCCCGCTGCTGATGACGGACACCGCGGCGACCGCGGCGATGGCCCGTGAGGCACTGGCGCTGGCCGAGCTGGTACGCCGGTGA
- a CDS encoding glycosyltransferase family 2 protein has protein sequence MNTKAAEELPAVSVIMPVLNEERHLRTAVRHILEQEYAGPIEVVIALGPSNDRTDQIAAEIVAEDPRVRTVRNPTGRTPAGLNAAIQGSNHPIVVRVDGHGLLTPGYIGTAVRLLGEMEAANVGGIMHAEGETEWEKAVAAAMTSKLGVGNAAFHTGGLAGPADTVYLGVFRREVLERLGGYNEEFVRAQDWELNYRIRQDGGLIWFTPQLRVTYRPRPSVRALAKQYKDYGRWRRVVTRYHRGSVNLRYLAPPAAFLAVVGGLLLSALHPAFLLLPAGYLLGIVGGAVTEGRGLSLRARLQLPVAFAAMHLSWGFGFLTSPRSLARKVIESRAPKPVDGSAHNPVNVTAETG, from the coding sequence ATGAACACCAAGGCTGCTGAGGAGCTGCCGGCGGTCTCCGTGATCATGCCGGTGCTCAACGAGGAACGACACCTGCGCACCGCGGTCCGGCACATCCTGGAGCAGGAGTACGCCGGGCCGATCGAGGTCGTGATCGCCCTCGGTCCGTCCAACGACCGGACCGACCAGATCGCCGCCGAGATCGTCGCGGAGGACCCGAGGGTCCGTACGGTGCGCAACCCCACCGGGCGCACCCCCGCGGGGCTGAACGCGGCCATCCAGGGCTCGAATCACCCGATAGTGGTACGGGTGGACGGCCACGGCCTGCTCACCCCCGGGTACATCGGCACCGCGGTCAGACTGCTCGGCGAGATGGAGGCGGCCAACGTCGGCGGCATCATGCACGCCGAGGGCGAGACCGAGTGGGAGAAGGCGGTCGCCGCCGCCATGACGTCCAAGCTCGGTGTGGGCAACGCGGCGTTCCACACCGGCGGCCTGGCGGGCCCGGCGGACACCGTGTACCTCGGCGTCTTCCGCCGTGAGGTGCTGGAGCGGCTCGGCGGCTACAACGAGGAGTTCGTCCGCGCCCAGGACTGGGAGCTGAACTACCGGATCCGTCAGGACGGCGGCCTGATCTGGTTCACCCCCCAGCTGCGGGTCACCTACCGTCCGCGCCCGAGCGTGCGCGCGCTGGCGAAGCAGTACAAGGACTACGGCCGCTGGCGCCGGGTCGTCACCCGCTACCACCGCGGCTCGGTCAACCTGCGCTACCTGGCCCCGCCCGCCGCCTTCCTCGCGGTCGTCGGCGGCCTGCTGCTCAGTGCGCTGCACCCGGCCTTCCTGCTGCTGCCCGCCGGCTACCTGCTCGGTATCGTCGGCGGCGCGGTGACGGAGGGCCGCGGGCTCTCCCTGCGGGCGCGGCTGCAGCTCCCGGTGGCCTTCGCCGCCATGCACCTCAGCTGGGGGTTCGGCTTCCTGACCTCCCCGCGCTCGCTGGCCCGCAAGGTCATCGAGAGCCGGGCGCCGAAGCCGGTCGACGGCTCGGCGCACAACCCGGTGAACGTGACGGCCGAGACCGGCTGA
- a CDS encoding WhiB family transcriptional regulator — MSELFELLIGEGIEEEEEEFGWQERALCAQTDPESFFPEKGGSTREAKKVCLACEVRSECLEYALANDERFGIWGGLSERERRRLKKSAV, encoded by the coding sequence ATGAGCGAGCTCTTTGAGCTGTTGATCGGTGAGGGCATCGAGGAGGAAGAGGAGGAGTTCGGTTGGCAGGAGCGCGCACTGTGCGCCCAGACCGACCCCGAGTCCTTCTTCCCGGAGAAGGGCGGCTCCACCCGCGAGGCCAAGAAGGTGTGTCTGGCCTGTGAGGTCCGTTCCGAGTGCCTGGAGTACGCCCTCGCCAACGACGAGCGGTTCGGCATCTGGGGAGGTCTCTCCGAGCGCGAGCGCCGTCGGCTCAAGAAGAGCGCGGTCTGA
- a CDS encoding coenzyme F420-0:L-glutamate ligase has product MSLHVLPVHGLPEIEAGADLGELIAKAGSFEDGDILLVTSKIVSKAEGRLLRAADRAAAIDAETVRVVARRGPARIVENRNGLVMAAAGVDASNTAPGTVLLLPEDPDASARALRARLQQLTGRRLAVVVTDTFGRPWRNGLTDVAIGAAGLPVLEDHRGRTDTHGNELALTVTATADELAAAGDLVKGKASGIPVAVVRGLPHLVTAEDGDGSRPLIRAAADDMFRLGTSEALRRAVTLRRTIRAFTAEPVDPAAVRRAVAAAVTAPAPHHTTPWRFVLLETPEVRTRLLDAMLAAWQRDLAELDGWDPAKIARRTARGNVLRDAPYLVVPCLVMDGSHAYPDGRRAGAEREMFTVAIGAAVENLLVTLTGEGYGSAWVSSTMFCRDTVREVLELPAGWDPMGAVAVGRPAEPPRERPERSADAFIAVR; this is encoded by the coding sequence GTGAGCCTGCACGTCCTGCCCGTCCACGGCCTGCCCGAGATCGAGGCGGGGGCGGATCTGGGCGAGCTGATCGCGAAGGCCGGCTCCTTCGAGGACGGCGACATCCTGCTCGTCACCTCCAAGATCGTCAGCAAGGCCGAGGGCCGGCTGCTGCGGGCCGCCGACCGCGCCGCCGCCATCGACGCCGAGACCGTCCGGGTGGTCGCCCGGCGGGGACCCGCCCGAATCGTCGAGAACCGCAACGGTCTGGTGATGGCGGCCGCGGGGGTGGACGCCTCCAACACCGCGCCCGGCACCGTCCTGCTGCTGCCCGAGGACCCGGACGCCTCCGCCCGCGCCCTGCGCGCCCGGCTCCAGCAACTGACCGGCCGCCGGCTCGCCGTCGTGGTCACCGACACCTTCGGCCGGCCCTGGCGCAACGGCCTGACCGACGTCGCGATCGGCGCCGCCGGCCTGCCCGTCCTGGAGGACCACCGAGGGCGTACCGACACCCACGGCAACGAACTGGCCCTGACCGTCACCGCCACCGCCGACGAACTCGCCGCCGCCGGCGACCTGGTCAAGGGCAAGGCGAGCGGCATCCCGGTCGCGGTCGTCCGGGGCCTGCCCCACCTGGTCACCGCCGAGGACGGCGACGGCAGCCGGCCGCTGATCCGGGCCGCCGCCGACGACATGTTCCGCCTCGGCACCTCCGAGGCGCTGCGCCGGGCCGTCACCCTGCGCCGGACGATCCGCGCCTTCACCGCCGAACCCGTGGACCCGGCCGCCGTCCGCCGGGCGGTGGCCGCCGCCGTGACCGCGCCCGCCCCGCACCACACCACCCCCTGGCGCTTCGTCCTGCTGGAGACCCCGGAGGTCCGCACCCGGCTGCTGGACGCGATGCTCGCCGCCTGGCAGCGCGATCTCGCCGAGCTCGACGGGTGGGACCCGGCGAAGATCGCCCGCCGCACCGCCCGGGGCAACGTGCTGCGGGACGCCCCGTACCTGGTCGTCCCCTGCCTGGTGATGGACGGCTCGCACGCCTACCCCGACGGGCGCCGGGCCGGCGCCGAGCGGGAGATGTTCACCGTGGCGATCGGCGCCGCCGTGGAGAACCTGCTGGTCACGCTGACCGGCGAGGGCTACGGCTCGGCCTGGGTCTCGTCCACCATGTTCTGCCGCGACACCGTCCGGGAGGTCCTGGAGCTGCCGGCGGGCTGGGACCCGATGGGCGCGGTGGCCGTCGGACGCCCCGCGGAGCCCCCGCGTGAGCGGCCGGAGCGGTCGGCGGACGCCTTCATCGCGGTGCGCTAG
- a CDS encoding cysteine dioxygenase family protein → MRMTRIRRRNRDRNKIAESAARAATRQPVLPAPTRPWADGLSDVSIAGDPLAFPHLARTDLPAHPTTVAGYAQLVREIAADRARWEPLVRYDALTRWYARLETGPGYEVWLLSWLPGQSSGFHDHGDSSGVMSVVQGELVERSLTHAGEGARALRPGGQRVFSSGYLHEVVNATLEPAVSIHLYSPGLTEMNQYGQPVIPEMQARRQGADQAQAH, encoded by the coding sequence ATGCGTATGACCCGCATCCGCCGCCGGAACCGCGACCGCAACAAGATCGCCGAATCCGCCGCCCGCGCCGCCACCCGGCAGCCCGTCCTGCCCGCCCCCACCCGACCGTGGGCCGACGGCCTGAGCGACGTCTCCATCGCCGGCGACCCGCTGGCCTTCCCGCACCTCGCCCGGACCGACCTGCCGGCCCACCCGACCACCGTCGCCGGGTACGCGCAGCTCGTCCGCGAGATCGCCGCCGACCGCGCCCGCTGGGAGCCGCTGGTCCGCTACGACGCGCTGACCCGCTGGTACGCCCGGCTGGAGACCGGCCCCGGCTACGAGGTCTGGCTGCTCAGCTGGCTGCCCGGCCAGAGCAGCGGCTTCCACGACCACGGCGACTCCTCCGGCGTGATGAGCGTCGTCCAGGGCGAGCTGGTCGAGCGCTCCCTCACCCACGCCGGCGAGGGCGCCCGCGCACTGCGCCCCGGCGGCCAGCGGGTGTTCTCCTCCGGCTACCTGCACGAGGTCGTCAACGCCACGCTCGAACCCGCCGTCAGCATCCACCTGTACTCGCCGGGCCTGACCGAGATGAACCAGTACGGCCAGCCCGTCATCCCCGAGATGCAGGCGCGGCGGCAGGGCGCCGACCAGGCGCAGGCGCACTGA
- a CDS encoding DNA-3-methyladenine glycosylase — MVRSRGAGGTTTAAPRQRRRRRTAVTGEAVRRWRPGYPLDLGRTLLPLRRGPGDPAHRSTGDGAVWRASRTPAGIGTLRMLSRPAEGAVEARAWGPGADWLLERLPALLGAEDDPAALVLAPGPLREAQRRLAGARLGRTGLVLESLVPAILEQKVTTDEAYRAWRTLLRDFGTPAPGPAEGMRVALSAREWAMLPSWEWHRAGVDPKRSATVVRAARLAPRLEEVSGLAHAQAFARLTSVPGIGHWTAAETLQRSNGDPDAVSVGDYHLPNLVGWALAGRPRSDDAQMLALLEPYRPQRHRVCRLLLASAGHAPRYGPRLAPNDHRGR, encoded by the coding sequence ATGGTCCGCTCCCGCGGCGCCGGCGGCACCACGACAGCGGCACCACGACAGCGGCGGAGGAGGCGGACGGCGGTGACGGGCGAAGCGGTACGGCGCTGGCGGCCGGGCTATCCGCTCGACCTCGGCCGCACCCTGCTGCCACTGCGCCGGGGCCCGGGCGACCCGGCCCACCGGAGCACCGGCGACGGCGCCGTCTGGCGGGCCTCGCGCACCCCGGCGGGCATCGGCACACTGCGGATGCTGAGCCGCCCGGCCGAGGGCGCGGTCGAGGCGCGGGCCTGGGGGCCGGGCGCCGACTGGCTGCTGGAGCGCCTGCCCGCCCTGCTCGGGGCCGAGGACGACCCGGCCGCGCTGGTCCTGGCGCCCGGGCCGCTGCGGGAGGCGCAGCGCCGGCTCGCGGGCGCCCGGCTGGGCCGCACCGGACTGGTGCTGGAGTCGCTCGTCCCCGCGATCCTGGAGCAGAAGGTCACCACCGACGAGGCCTACCGCGCCTGGCGGACCCTGCTGCGCGACTTCGGCACCCCCGCCCCCGGCCCCGCCGAGGGCATGCGGGTGGCGCTCTCGGCCCGGGAGTGGGCGATGCTTCCCAGCTGGGAGTGGCATCGCGCGGGCGTCGACCCCAAGCGCTCCGCCACCGTCGTGCGGGCGGCCAGGCTGGCACCCCGCCTGGAGGAGGTCTCGGGGCTCGCCCACGCGCAGGCCTTCGCCCGGCTCACCTCGGTGCCCGGCATCGGCCACTGGACGGCCGCCGAGACGCTGCAGCGCAGCAACGGCGACCCGGACGCGGTCTCGGTCGGCGACTACCACCTGCCGAATCTCGTCGGCTGGGCGCTGGCCGGTCGGCCGCGCAGCGACGACGCCCAGATGCTCGCCCTGCTGGAGCCCTACCGCCCCCAGCGCCACCGGGTCTGCCGCCTGCTGCTCGCCTCGGCCGGCCACGCCCCGCGCTACGGCCCCAGGCTGGCCCCGAACGACCACCGGGGGCGGTGA
- a CDS encoding LCP family protein — MAVTSEARTGHRRKPTRARTGRRRWVRPVALTAGLTLVAGCTGAYLYIRHLDANIQHAPLGAGNAPPPAGAADEHGRTAMNILIIGTDSRKGLGGGYGDRDNLGEGNNDVNIVLHVYPDRHSAVALDLPRDTLIDLPECKDPVTGKIAKAARHRPLNEALGRGGPGCVQDTVQSVTKLKIDHFAVVNFQGVKDLTDAVGGVDVNLCRAIKDSDSHLDLPAGPNHLTGEQGLEFVRTRHAVQDGTAVGRFSMQRDFLSALLRKLTDKGTLIDPTKAFPVVEAATRSITVDDAIAGPIKLVGLANELKNIKPADVAFTQPAVTYTTTDPNPDLRAKDAFVQPAADQLFALILADKSLTGGPDQTPAPAAGTEASGSPAADPATASAAPPVDPATVSVSVVKGVSTPGLATAAQQTLTALTYQATVGHDTAKPVAVSTVQYGQADRKGAAQAVARALGLPDSAVTAGGGGRGVLVTLGADYRAAGSSAPAPLPTAVPTDTSIHTGDESTCSGGAKFGAFVK, encoded by the coding sequence ATGGCAGTGACCTCGGAGGCCCGGACCGGCCACCGCCGCAAACCCACCAGGGCCAGGACCGGGCGCCGCCGCTGGGTCCGGCCGGTGGCCCTGACCGCCGGGCTGACCCTGGTCGCCGGGTGCACCGGCGCGTACCTGTACATCAGGCACCTGGACGCCAACATCCAGCACGCCCCGCTCGGCGCCGGCAACGCGCCCCCGCCGGCCGGCGCGGCCGACGAGCACGGCCGGACCGCGATGAACATCCTGATCATCGGCACCGACAGCCGGAAGGGCCTGGGCGGCGGCTACGGCGACCGGGACAACCTCGGGGAGGGCAACAACGACGTCAACATCGTGCTGCACGTCTACCCCGACCGGCACTCGGCCGTCGCCCTCGACCTGCCCCGGGACACCCTGATCGACCTGCCCGAGTGCAAGGACCCGGTCACCGGGAAGATCGCCAAGGCCGCCCGGCACCGGCCGCTGAACGAGGCCCTGGGACGCGGCGGCCCCGGCTGCGTGCAGGACACCGTGCAGTCCGTCACCAAACTGAAGATCGACCACTTCGCGGTGGTCAACTTCCAGGGCGTCAAGGACCTCACCGACGCGGTCGGCGGAGTGGACGTCAACCTCTGCCGCGCCATCAAGGACTCGGACTCCCACCTCGACCTGCCGGCCGGACCGAACCACCTGACCGGCGAACAGGGCCTGGAGTTCGTCCGCACCCGCCACGCCGTCCAGGACGGCACGGCCGTCGGCCGGTTCTCGATGCAGCGCGACTTCCTCAGCGCGCTGCTGCGCAAACTGACCGACAAGGGCACCCTGATCGACCCCACCAAGGCGTTCCCGGTGGTCGAGGCGGCCACCCGGTCGATCACCGTGGACGACGCGATAGCCGGGCCGATCAAGCTGGTCGGACTGGCCAACGAGCTGAAGAACATCAAGCCCGCGGACGTGGCTTTCACCCAGCCCGCCGTCACGTACACCACGACCGACCCGAACCCCGATCTGAGGGCCAAGGACGCCTTCGTCCAGCCCGCCGCCGACCAGCTGTTCGCGCTGATCCTCGCCGACAAGTCGCTCACCGGCGGTCCGGACCAGACGCCGGCCCCGGCCGCCGGCACCGAGGCGTCCGGGAGCCCGGCAGCCGACCCGGCCACCGCCTCCGCCGCCCCGCCGGTCGATCCCGCCACGGTGAGCGTCAGCGTGGTCAAGGGCGTCAGCACCCCCGGGCTCGCCACCGCGGCCCAGCAGACCCTCACCGCCCTCACCTACCAGGCCACCGTCGGGCACGACACCGCCAAGCCGGTCGCCGTCAGCACCGTGCAGTACGGCCAGGCGGACCGCAAGGGCGCCGCCCAGGCCGTCGCCAGGGCGCTGGGCCTGCCGGACTCCGCCGTCACGGCGGGCGGCGGCGGCCGGGGGGTGCTGGTCACCCTCGGGGCGGACTACCGGGCCGCGGGATCGTCCGCGCCGGCCCCGCTGCCGACGGCCGTCCCCACCGACACCTCGATCCACACCGGTGACGAGTCCACCTGCTCGGGCGGCGCCAAGTTCGGCGCCTTCGTCAAGTAG
- a CDS encoding TIGR03089 family protein, which produces MNAPFAADARTPVELLHAYLRGGTPAADPSLPLVTFYDDATGERVELSARTFDNWVAKTANLLQDELNAGPDDRAALLLPAHWQSAVWLLACWSVGVAAAPAGDPADADLVVSGPDGLEAAQACTGERVALALRPLGGRFPQRPDGFLDYAAEVPGQGDRFAPYSPVPPDAPALETTIDGLPLKLTGEQTVQLAREGAARLGIGPGDRVLSTLGYEDWSGLEAGLLAPLAAGASIVLCRNSGSLTADQWEKRIDSERVTLRLG; this is translated from the coding sequence ATGAATGCGCCTTTCGCTGCCGATGCCCGCACCCCTGTCGAGCTGCTGCACGCATATCTGCGAGGTGGCACTCCCGCTGCGGATCCCTCACTCCCGCTGGTCACCTTCTACGACGACGCGACCGGCGAGAGAGTCGAACTCTCCGCCCGGACCTTCGACAACTGGGTCGCCAAGACCGCCAACCTGCTCCAGGACGAGCTGAACGCCGGCCCGGACGACCGCGCCGCCCTCCTGTTGCCCGCCCACTGGCAGAGCGCCGTCTGGCTGCTGGCCTGCTGGTCGGTCGGCGTGGCGGCCGCCCCCGCCGGGGATCCGGCCGACGCCGACCTGGTGGTCAGCGGCCCGGACGGGCTGGAGGCCGCGCAGGCCTGCACCGGCGAGCGGGTCGCGCTCGCGCTGCGTCCGCTCGGCGGCCGCTTCCCGCAGCGCCCGGACGGCTTCCTGGACTACGCCGCCGAGGTGCCCGGCCAGGGCGACCGGTTCGCGCCGTACTCCCCCGTCCCGCCGGACGCGCCCGCGCTGGAGACCACCATCGACGGCCTGCCGCTGAAGCTCACCGGCGAGCAGACCGTCCAGCTGGCCCGCGAGGGCGCGGCCCGGCTCGGCATCGGCCCCGGCGACCGGGTGCTCTCCACCCTCGGATACGAGGACTGGTCCGGTCTGGAGGCCGGACTGCTGGCTCCGCTGGCGGCCGGCGCCTCGATCGTACTCTGCCGCAACTCCGGCTCGCTGACGGCCGATCAGTGGGAGAAGCGGATCGACTCCGAGCGGGTGACTCTGCGGCTGGGGTGA